aaaagattaagCAATGTTTAACTTTAGGCGAGAGAAAAAAGAGCATTTACTCTCCGAGTCTAgttaattataatttgtttcatccTTGAATTAATTGAACTGATCAGATAAGACACCACCAGGCTGTTCTCTGACCCTGTATTAAAAATCTGCGCCCCAATAATGTAATTTAATATCCGAACTACCTCATCAGTACTGGGATACTGGATAGGACACCTCATGCATGACTACTGCCAGGGACACCTTCTTATAATATTTGTTCTCATCAATTACTGACAATTGCGTTTTAGTTGGATCTACTCTAtttatcaaattcaattcaagGGGATTTGGAGAGTTGTTTGTCTGTCACGATTGTTGTCTCCCCACTCGAATTATATTATCTCAGCCTTCAAATATATTATAGTACCCAGGATGTGATTATTTAATCAGCTCACTGATTATATCTAAACTATTtggaaaattatttaaaattgaaaacattttttCCCGCCACTCTTAATTGGTGGGAAGTAGTCGCTACGTTAATAATCTATCAATGAATATAATTTTTCAGATTTGTATAAACATGTAGATTAAATCACACTCGTACAGGAAAGATGGTTTCTTTAAAGTTCGTATTGGATAATGGgactccaaaaaaaaaaaacataaattaatgTAAGCGAGATTTGTGTGTTTTGAACAAATACTTAAAAAATGATATAACAATTGGCTGGTACTATCATGCGCTCACCCTCTCTTCTATTTAAGTGCAAGGACCTAAGTAGTTTTTTTCAACATCAATTTGCAGTCTAGCACCAAGTACACTCCATCCTCCTATCCTATTATTTACGTTAAGTTCATTTTGTGAAAATGTCTAGCAATCATGGTAAGGTAGAGACTGATGTTGAAATCAAGGCTCCTGCTACCAAGTTCCATGAAGTTTTCACACACAGACCACACCACATATCCAATGTCAGCTCTAACAACATTCAGGGTTGTGATTTACATGAAGGTGAATGGGGAACCGTCGGCTCTGTGGTCTACTGGAATTATTTCCATGGTAAGTAAGCCTCCCTATAGCTTCAATTAACatcaattatattatatattatgttCATGTCGTTTGATGTTAATTTCTTCCTTCAACTAAACTGGTTgactgtttcttttttttttttgggtgaaaaaatttgttaattgtTATGCAGATGGGAAAGCTAAAGTTGCCAAGGAGTTGATTGAAGCCATAGACGCTGAAAAGAATCTGATCACTTTCAAAGTGATCGAAGGAGATCTGCTGGAGCATTACAAGAGCTTCAAGATCACCATTCACGCCACTCCAAAAGCTCATGGTCAAGGCAGCATCGTCCATTGGACTATGGAGTATGAGAAGCATCATGGTGATATTGAGGACCCACATACCTTGCTCCAGTTTGCAGTGGATGTGTCCAAAGATGTCGATGCTCATCTTACAAGTGCCCAGgcataattaattataatcgAAGGCTTGATTGAGGCGGGCTTATAGGATCATCTGTGATTCTGTGTGCTTCCTATATATCTACTACCCATTTGCTTTCTTGCTGCAGAAATAAACGCCTTCAATCAATGTTTGTATCTTAAGTCTGCGTGGGCACTGGCCAACCTGAAACTTTCATTTACTTGTGTTTGCAGTCCTTATCTTATATGATATGGGCTATGTATCTTTTATTAATTCCAAGTTGGGGCTTTACCCACATAAAGCCATATTTCTACATACTCTTGAAATGTGTTTTTACATATCTAATGTCCTCCATTGATCTAGCAAatcaagttcaaaattttcttctcttgttaatttaaaaataaatatttgtaaCGTCTCTCATCCATTCATCATGGGCGAGACATAATTTGTGCGATTTTATGTAAGACCTATATCTATCTAATATGAGAGAATAGGAACCCACAACCCCCACaaaccaaatgaaaaatagAATTAGATTATGGAGGCAAGATAAGACcgatattatatatatatatatttatttatttatgagagTAAGTTATCAAGACAGAATTATTACGG
The window above is part of the Prunus dulcis chromosome 1, ALMONDv2, whole genome shotgun sequence genome. Proteins encoded here:
- the LOC117632761 gene encoding MLP-like protein 31 — protein: MSSNHGKVETDVEIKAPATKFHEVFTHRPHHISNVSSNNIQGCDLHEGEWGTVGSVVYWNYFHDGKAKVAKELIEAIDAEKNLITFKVIEGDLLEHYKSFKITIHATPKAHGQGSIVHWTMEYEKHHGDIEDPHTLLQFAVDVSKDVDAHLTSAQA